A single window of Marinobacter sp. LA51 DNA harbors:
- a CDS encoding Yip1 family protein — protein MLLSHAFGLFTHPDDEWASIRKEHHTPRRLYVAYVFILAAIGPICAYISTAHFGWTIGNDRLIKLTEISALQMSVLTYIAMLVGVFALGYAVNWMAKTYGAREEHVPSYGIALASYSCTPLFLAGFALLYPVPWFNAIVFLIAACYGAWLMYDGLPIVMGIDKDRAVFYGGALLTVALVILVSTRVGSVILWNFGVGPVFVSG, from the coding sequence ATGCTCCTGTCTCATGCATTTGGTCTATTCACTCACCCCGATGATGAGTGGGCTTCCATTCGAAAAGAACACCACACTCCGCGGCGCCTTTACGTCGCCTATGTTTTCATTCTTGCGGCCATCGGCCCGATCTGCGCGTACATCTCGACCGCTCACTTTGGCTGGACCATCGGCAATGACCGGCTGATCAAGCTGACGGAAATCAGCGCCCTGCAAATGAGTGTGCTGACTTACATCGCCATGCTGGTGGGTGTGTTTGCGCTTGGTTACGCCGTTAACTGGATGGCGAAGACCTACGGGGCCAGGGAAGAGCATGTGCCGTCGTACGGCATTGCGCTGGCGTCCTACTCGTGCACGCCGCTGTTTCTGGCGGGGTTTGCACTGCTGTATCCGGTGCCCTGGTTCAATGCCATCGTCTTCCTGATTGCGGCCTGTTACGGCGCCTGGCTGATGTACGACGGCCTGCCTATTGTGATGGGGATTGATAAGGACCGGGCCGTCTTCTACGGCGGGGCTCTGCTGACCGTGGCTTTGGTTATCCTGGTCTCTACCCGGGTTGGTTCCGTGATTCTCTGGAACTTCGGGGTTGGCCCGGTATTCGTCAGTGGCTAG
- the phoR gene encoding phosphate regulon sensor histidine kinase PhoR, translated as MQHNWSRHVRLIISGIIGATLIGLYLGYPVYGFTLAVAVYLWWTLKQIRRLYLWLGNPNASEQAPQSVGLWGDIFDYLHKLHQTHLRTQDRLRAQINRVQESTNAMRDGVVMTNSRGTMEWWNGSAEYLLGFRRTTDQGQLIHNLIRTPAFKSYFDSRDYREPLEINSPAKPHIHLQVQISLFGDDDRLIVAKDVTRLYQLEQMRRDFVGNVSHEMRTPLTVISGYLETLVDNAEDLPPKWRRAINTMSAQSSRMEALITDLILLSKIETGEQTVHDSLTDVEELLEQICRDAQALSGDKQHQLSVQVSDRRLLRGDESQLRSAFSNLIFNAVKYTPPKGQITVNWFSDRDGAHLSVKDTGIGIDPIHIPRLTERFYRADPSRHKDTGGTGLGLAIVKHVLLNHDGALNIRSSIGSGSEFICHFPRERLVERVPEKTDSDA; from the coding sequence ATGCAGCACAATTGGTCACGGCATGTCCGTTTGATAATTAGCGGGATCATCGGCGCAACGCTGATCGGCCTGTACCTGGGCTATCCCGTTTACGGATTTACTCTTGCCGTAGCGGTGTATCTCTGGTGGACACTAAAGCAGATCCGTCGTCTGTACCTATGGCTAGGGAACCCCAATGCGTCGGAACAAGCGCCCCAGAGTGTTGGCTTATGGGGCGACATTTTCGACTACCTGCACAAACTGCATCAGACTCACCTGCGCACCCAGGATCGGCTTCGCGCCCAGATCAATCGGGTTCAGGAATCCACCAACGCCATGCGCGACGGCGTGGTGATGACAAATAGTAGAGGTACCATGGAATGGTGGAATGGCTCCGCGGAATACCTGCTCGGTTTCCGCCGCACCACCGATCAGGGCCAGCTCATCCACAATCTGATTCGAACACCGGCGTTCAAGAGCTATTTTGACTCCCGCGATTACCGCGAGCCCCTGGAAATAAATTCACCGGCCAAGCCACATATCCACCTGCAAGTCCAGATCAGCCTGTTTGGCGACGACGACCGGCTGATTGTCGCCAAGGATGTGACCCGCCTGTACCAGCTTGAGCAGATGCGCCGCGACTTCGTCGGCAATGTCTCCCACGAGATGCGCACGCCACTCACGGTGATCAGCGGGTATCTGGAAACCCTGGTGGACAATGCTGAAGACTTGCCGCCGAAATGGCGCCGGGCCATCAACACCATGTCTGCCCAGTCGTCGCGAATGGAAGCACTGATTACCGATCTGATTCTGCTGTCCAAGATCGAAACCGGGGAACAGACCGTCCACGACAGCCTGACCGATGTTGAGGAGCTACTGGAGCAGATTTGCCGAGATGCCCAGGCCCTGAGTGGCGACAAGCAGCACCAGCTTTCGGTTCAGGTTTCCGATCGGCGTCTGTTACGAGGGGACGAGAGCCAGTTGCGCAGCGCGTTCTCCAACCTGATTTTCAACGCGGTGAAATACACTCCGCCCAAGGGCCAGATCACTGTCAACTGGTTCAGCGATCGCGACGGTGCCCATCTGTCGGTCAAGGATACCGGTATCGGCATTGACCCGATTCATATCCCCCGGCTGACCGAGCGTTTCTACCGGGCCGATCCCAGCCGCCACAAAGATACCGGCGGCACCGGTCTGGGCCTGGCCATCGTCAAGCATGTGCTGCTAAACCACGATGGCGCCCTGAACATTCGCAGCAGTATTGGCTCCGGAAGCGAATTTATCTGCCACTTTCCCCGTGAGCGCCTGGTTGAGCGAGTGCCCGAGAAGACCGATTCCGACGCCTAA
- a CDS encoding response regulator, which yields MATLKALVVDDASFVRDLVKRTVRQRFPVIETTDAQNGRRAQSLMSRTAFDLVLCDWEMPEMSGLELLQWMRQQPQYQKVPFIMITSRGDKDHVIEAVKEGVSEYLGKPFSPEGLSKKIIKVMGSKLKSAMERGGKSMESPADAFKESATLLTQKREPAPEPVAQSAPESASPLLAGSAGSASRAPVRASLTLASVRFSDSTLKSVIKDINLTEVRVLAKRDQAFPGILDQAVVDIEIAEGQMARLNGYVHQLQAVDKRQDTDFVSVTIRFVDEDPKKLEDLSRFVARFRAGSR from the coding sequence ATGGCAACGCTGAAAGCGCTGGTGGTAGATGATGCCAGCTTCGTAAGGGATCTGGTCAAACGCACAGTGCGTCAGCGGTTCCCGGTCATTGAAACCACCGATGCCCAGAATGGTCGGCGTGCCCAGTCATTGATGTCCCGCACGGCCTTTGATCTGGTGCTTTGTGATTGGGAGATGCCGGAGATGTCCGGGTTGGAGCTGTTGCAGTGGATGCGCCAGCAGCCCCAGTACCAGAAAGTACCCTTCATCATGATCACCAGCCGAGGCGACAAGGATCACGTTATCGAAGCGGTCAAGGAAGGTGTGTCGGAATACCTTGGCAAGCCCTTCAGCCCCGAGGGCCTGAGCAAGAAGATCATCAAGGTGATGGGCAGCAAGCTGAAAAGTGCCATGGAGCGGGGCGGTAAATCCATGGAGAGCCCGGCGGATGCGTTCAAGGAATCGGCGACGCTGTTGACCCAGAAGCGGGAGCCGGCCCCGGAGCCCGTTGCTCAGTCTGCCCCGGAGTCAGCGTCGCCGTTGCTGGCGGGTAGTGCGGGGAGCGCCAGTCGCGCCCCAGTCCGAGCGTCGTTGACCCTGGCCTCGGTGCGGTTCTCAGACAGCACCCTCAAATCTGTGATCAAGGACATTAATCTCACTGAAGTGCGGGTGCTGGCAAAGCGTGATCAGGCGTTCCCGGGCATTCTGGACCAGGCCGTCGTTGATATCGAGATCGCTGAGGGGCAGATGGCCCGCCTGAACGGCTATGTTCATCAGTTGCAGGCCGTCGATAAACGCCAGGACACCGATTTTGTCAGTGTCACCATCCGGTTTGTCGATGAAGACCCCAAGAAACTGGAAGACCTGTCCCGCTTTGTCGCCCGTTTCCGGGCCGGTTCCCGTTAG
- a CDS encoding metal-dependent hydrolase, whose translation MDSITQMALGASIAGAVAGKTLGRTALITGAALGTLPDLDVVLDYGSAVANFTQHRGFTHSLFVLIPLAIALAWGLWRWRPALSFQRWLALTILVLVTHPLLDSFTTYGTQLFWPLGGPVALSSIFIIDPLYTLPLLAGCLAFLLRPPATGAIAAGLVLSSLYLGWTLFAQQIISDRVQPALAEAGLQDSRVLVQPMPFNTVLWRATALTERDHVEIVTGFFDGNTPLNLEYFPRRPDLAKAVADFPEAQRLEWFTEGFLEYSVMGNQITATDIRLGIPGAHPFTFVLAQQNGSALQPVNSSQQPRPPINPQALGLLWARLTGEAPVICLADLATPAPGQSC comes from the coding sequence ATGGACTCGATAACCCAAATGGCACTGGGTGCCTCCATTGCCGGCGCGGTCGCCGGCAAGACTCTGGGCCGGACCGCGCTGATTACCGGGGCCGCCCTTGGCACCCTGCCCGATCTGGATGTGGTGCTGGACTACGGCTCGGCGGTGGCCAACTTCACCCAACATCGCGGGTTTACCCATTCCCTGTTTGTTCTGATTCCACTGGCGATTGCGCTCGCCTGGGGTCTCTGGCGCTGGCGACCTGCGCTCAGCTTTCAGCGCTGGCTGGCGCTGACCATACTGGTGCTGGTCACCCATCCGCTACTGGACAGCTTTACCACCTACGGCACCCAGCTGTTCTGGCCGCTCGGTGGGCCGGTCGCCCTCAGCAGCATCTTTATTATCGATCCACTCTACACCCTGCCCTTGCTGGCCGGCTGCCTGGCTTTTCTGCTCCGGCCACCGGCCACCGGCGCCATCGCGGCTGGGCTGGTGCTATCCAGCCTGTACCTGGGCTGGACCCTATTCGCGCAACAGATCATCAGTGACCGGGTTCAGCCGGCGCTGGCCGAGGCCGGACTGCAGGATTCCCGTGTACTGGTCCAGCCCATGCCCTTCAATACCGTGCTCTGGCGCGCTACCGCACTCACCGAACGCGATCACGTGGAGATTGTCACCGGATTCTTTGACGGCAATACGCCTCTGAATCTGGAATATTTCCCACGCCGTCCGGACCTGGCCAAGGCCGTAGCCGACTTTCCCGAGGCTCAGCGACTGGAGTGGTTCACCGAGGGCTTTCTGGAATACAGCGTAATGGGCAACCAGATTACCGCTACCGATATTCGCTTGGGCATTCCCGGTGCTCATCCATTTACCTTTGTGCTGGCGCAGCAAAACGGCAGTGCCCTGCAACCGGTAAACAGCAGCCAACAACCGCGACCGCCGATTAACCCGCAGGCCCTCGGCCTGCTTTGGGCGCGGCTCACCGGTGAAGCACCGGTTATCTGCCTGGCCGACCTGGCCACACCGGCACCGGGTCAAAGCTGCTGA
- the ilvD gene encoding dihydroxy-acid dehydratase has translation MTEDKRRRYSSPVVDGIGKSASRAMLRAVGFNDDDFKKPQVGIASTWSNLTPCNMHIDGLARQSAAGADSAGGKSLIFNTITVSDGIANGTEGMKYSLVSREVIADSIETVAGCEGFDGLVAIGGCDKNMPGCMMGLARLNRPSVFVYGGTIMPGENHTDIISVFEAVGAHARGDLDLIEVKQIEETAIPGPGSCGGMYTANTMASAIEAMGMSLPGSSAQNAVSETKEADCRAAGAAVLTLLEQDIKPSDIMTREAFENAIAVVIALGGSTNAVLHLLAMASTVGARLDLEDFVEIGKRVPVLADLRPSGHYMMSELVAIGGIQPLMKMLLERGLLHGNCLTVTGQTLAENLADVEPYPEDQNIIHAFDNPIKADSHLRILYGNLAPTGSVAKITGKEGTSFTGRARVFHSEEEAQERILDGTVVAGDVLVIRYEGPKGGPGMREMLSPTSAIMGKGLGNDVALITDGRFSGGSHGFVVGHITPEAAEGGPIALVEDGDTITIDAVSNRIELDVSEQTLEQRRQNWQEPALRFERGVLAKYARTVSSASKGAVTDLP, from the coding sequence ATGACCGAGGACAAACGTCGGCGCTATTCGTCCCCAGTCGTGGACGGTATCGGAAAATCTGCCAGCCGGGCCATGCTGCGTGCGGTTGGTTTCAACGATGACGACTTCAAGAAACCCCAGGTGGGCATCGCGTCTACCTGGAGTAATCTCACCCCCTGCAACATGCACATCGATGGCCTGGCCCGGCAATCCGCCGCGGGTGCCGATTCGGCCGGCGGTAAGTCCCTGATCTTCAATACCATCACGGTCTCCGATGGTATTGCCAACGGCACCGAAGGCATGAAGTATTCCCTGGTGTCCCGGGAGGTCATTGCCGATTCGATTGAAACCGTCGCCGGCTGTGAGGGCTTCGACGGTCTCGTGGCCATCGGTGGCTGTGACAAGAACATGCCCGGCTGCATGATGGGACTGGCGCGACTAAATCGCCCCTCGGTCTTCGTCTACGGCGGTACCATCATGCCGGGTGAGAATCACACTGACATTATCTCAGTGTTCGAAGCTGTCGGTGCTCACGCCCGTGGTGATCTGGACCTGATTGAGGTCAAGCAGATCGAAGAAACCGCGATCCCCGGCCCGGGTTCCTGTGGCGGTATGTACACTGCCAACACCATGGCCTCGGCGATCGAAGCCATGGGCATGAGCCTGCCCGGCAGTTCCGCTCAGAATGCGGTGTCTGAAACCAAGGAAGCCGACTGTCGTGCTGCCGGCGCCGCCGTGCTGACTCTGCTGGAGCAGGACATCAAACCCTCCGACATCATGACCCGGGAGGCCTTCGAGAATGCCATCGCAGTGGTGATCGCCCTGGGCGGCTCCACCAACGCGGTGCTGCATCTGCTGGCCATGGCCAGTACTGTGGGTGCCAGGCTGGATCTGGAAGATTTTGTTGAGATTGGCAAGCGCGTTCCGGTGCTGGCGGACCTGCGCCCCAGCGGCCATTACATGATGTCCGAACTGGTGGCGATTGGCGGTATCCAGCCGTTGATGAAAATGCTGCTTGAGCGGGGGCTGCTTCACGGCAACTGCCTGACCGTCACCGGTCAGACCCTGGCTGAGAATCTGGCCGACGTTGAACCCTACCCGGAAGATCAGAACATCATTCACGCCTTCGACAATCCGATCAAGGCCGACAGCCACCTCCGCATTCTCTATGGCAACCTCGCTCCCACTGGCTCGGTGGCCAAGATCACCGGCAAGGAAGGCACCAGCTTTACCGGCCGGGCGCGGGTGTTCCATTCCGAGGAAGAAGCCCAGGAACGAATTCTGGACGGCACCGTGGTGGCCGGTGATGTGCTGGTGATTCGCTACGAGGGCCCCAAGGGTGGTCCGGGCATGCGCGAGATGCTGAGCCCGACCTCCGCCATCATGGGTAAAGGCCTGGGCAACGACGTAGCCCTGATTACCGATGGCCGATTCTCAGGTGGCAGCCACGGTTTTGTTGTCGGCCACATCACCCCGGAGGCGGCCGAGGGCGGCCCGATTGCGTTGGTTGAGGACGGTGACACCATCACCATCGATGCGGTCAGCAATCGAATCGAGCTGGATGTGTCCGAGCAGACTCTTGAACAACGGCGTCAGAATTGGCAGGAACCGGCGCTTCGGTTCGAGCGCGGGGTGTTGGCCAAATACGCGCGTACAGTCAGTTCTGCGTCCAAGGGTGCGGTTACCGATCTGCCATGA
- a CDS encoding lytic murein transglycosylase, with product MSITGLLTTLTLPAFGQDTTTSANTDAFGECKARLADRAIAAGVSQQTANSVMADVEHLDRVIELDRRQPEFTTTFADYLGRRVNEDRISKGRMLLEQHSELLDRVTAETGVPAPYLVAFWGLETNFGSYFGKMSVPSSLTTLACDPRRSSFFTEQLIAALRIIDEGAIPAKQMEGSWAGAMGHVQFMPTVFLKHAVDADGDGKRDLWHSLPDAMMSAGKFLESMGWNPDYRWGREVLLPQQFDYALADGRRLPLSKWRELGITDAFGNALADEPIEASLVVPAGHQGPAFLAYHNFKVIMGWNRSEFYAIAVGHLADRVAGAGGLQSPPPEDVPALSRDAILDLQRSLNERGFDSGKPDGIIGSGTRSAIRKYQSASGLVADGYPGQTVLDKLGITTDR from the coding sequence TTGTCGATCACCGGTCTGCTGACCACCCTGACTTTGCCCGCCTTCGGTCAGGACACCACCACCTCAGCCAACACCGACGCCTTCGGCGAATGTAAGGCACGGCTCGCGGACCGGGCGATAGCGGCCGGCGTAAGCCAGCAAACAGCCAATTCCGTCATGGCCGACGTTGAACACCTGGACCGGGTCATTGAGCTGGACCGTCGGCAGCCAGAGTTCACCACCACCTTCGCCGATTACCTGGGCCGACGGGTGAACGAGGACCGCATCAGCAAGGGCCGGATGTTGCTCGAGCAACACAGCGAGCTTCTTGACCGGGTTACGGCAGAAACCGGCGTACCGGCCCCCTACCTGGTTGCCTTCTGGGGTCTGGAGACTAACTTCGGCAGTTACTTCGGAAAGATGTCGGTGCCCAGTTCCCTGACCACCCTGGCCTGCGACCCACGGCGCAGCAGCTTTTTTACCGAACAGCTGATCGCTGCCCTGCGCATCATTGATGAAGGCGCTATTCCGGCCAAGCAGATGGAAGGTTCATGGGCCGGCGCCATGGGGCACGTGCAGTTCATGCCCACGGTCTTTCTCAAGCACGCGGTCGACGCCGATGGCGATGGCAAACGCGACCTGTGGCACAGCCTGCCAGATGCCATGATGTCGGCCGGTAAGTTTCTTGAATCCATGGGCTGGAACCCGGACTATCGCTGGGGCCGGGAAGTTCTACTGCCCCAGCAGTTTGATTACGCCCTGGCCGATGGCCGCCGTCTGCCGCTGAGCAAATGGCGGGAACTGGGCATCACCGATGCCTTTGGCAATGCCCTGGCCGATGAGCCCATCGAAGCCTCACTGGTGGTGCCAGCCGGGCACCAGGGGCCGGCTTTCCTGGCCTATCACAACTTCAAAGTCATCATGGGCTGGAACCGCTCTGAATTTTACGCCATTGCCGTTGGCCACCTGGCCGACCGCGTCGCTGGCGCCGGTGGTTTGCAGAGTCCGCCACCGGAAGACGTGCCCGCCCTGTCCCGGGACGCCATTCTCGACCTGCAGCGCTCGCTGAACGAACGCGGGTTTGACAGCGGTAAACCCGATGGCATCATTGGCTCGGGAACCCGCTCAGCCATCCGGAAATACCAGTCCGCCTCTGGCCTGGTCGCCGACGGTTATCCTGGGCAGACAGTGCTCGACAAACTGGGGATCACCACCGACCGGTAA
- a CDS encoding glutathione S-transferase family protein: protein MKLIGSTTSPYVRRIRILLDEEHYDFINLNIYGEGREELRKTNPTLKIPVLEDDGQEIFDSRVIARYVSAKQGRDPLTWDQQNQLTLIDGANDSAVTLLLSEKSGIDTNQDVMFFNLQRERIMTTLRTLAAMVDDGQFEAWNYPAICLYCLVDWLEFRDLVDWTGVESLLAFRDSRQDKPWVAETDPRLS from the coding sequence ATGAAACTGATTGGATCAACCACTTCGCCATACGTCCGACGCATTCGCATCCTGCTGGATGAGGAGCACTACGACTTCATCAATCTCAATATCTATGGTGAAGGCCGGGAAGAGCTGCGGAAAACGAATCCGACCCTGAAAATCCCGGTTCTGGAGGACGATGGCCAGGAAATCTTCGACTCCCGGGTCATCGCGCGCTATGTCAGTGCCAAACAAGGTCGTGACCCGCTGACCTGGGACCAGCAGAACCAGCTGACCCTCATCGACGGTGCCAACGATTCTGCTGTCACCCTGCTGCTGTCGGAAAAATCCGGCATCGATACCAATCAGGACGTGATGTTCTTCAATCTCCAGAGAGAGCGCATCATGACGACGCTGCGTACTCTGGCGGCGATGGTTGACGACGGACAGTTTGAAGCCTGGAACTACCCGGCCATCTGTCTCTATTGCCTGGTGGATTGGCTGGAATTTCGCGATCTGGTGGACTGGACGGGGGTTGAAAGCCTGCTGGCCTTCCGTGACAGCCGGCAGGATAAACCCTGGGTTGCCGAGACCGATCCGCGTCTGAGCTGA
- the rsuA gene encoding 16S rRNA pseudouridine(516) synthase RsuA has product MTRLDQFIAISTELSRKEAKRAISAGRVHLDGQPCKSANTKISATVEVTLDGQACTLPGERYVMLNKPAGVVSATQDSDHPTALDLLPSNIAHTLHIAGRLDMDTTGLLLLTTDGQWSHRLTSPRVECPKTYRVRLSDPLTPQAARQLEQGLLLRNDPSPTRPAQVRMVEDKVIELTISEGRYHQVKRMLAAVGNHVEALHRSRIGSIALDPTLKPGEFRELTAEEVTSAG; this is encoded by the coding sequence ATGACCCGGCTGGATCAGTTCATCGCCATCAGCACCGAGCTGTCACGGAAGGAGGCCAAGCGCGCCATCAGTGCCGGGCGAGTGCACCTTGATGGCCAACCCTGTAAATCGGCCAACACCAAGATATCGGCAACGGTTGAGGTCACGCTGGATGGGCAGGCCTGCACGCTGCCTGGCGAGCGCTACGTGATGCTGAACAAACCGGCCGGCGTGGTCAGTGCCACTCAGGACAGCGACCATCCCACCGCTCTGGACCTGCTGCCAAGCAACATTGCGCACACCCTGCACATCGCCGGTCGGCTGGACATGGACACCACGGGGTTATTGCTGCTGACCACCGACGGCCAGTGGTCGCATCGGCTGACCTCGCCACGGGTGGAATGTCCGAAAACCTACCGGGTCAGGCTGAGTGATCCGCTCACCCCGCAGGCTGCCCGCCAGCTGGAACAGGGGCTGCTGCTGCGTAATGACCCGAGCCCTACCCGGCCAGCACAGGTTCGAATGGTGGAGGACAAGGTGATTGAACTGACCATTTCGGAGGGCCGCTACCACCAGGTCAAACGCATGCTGGCAGCGGTGGGCAATCACGTGGAAGCTCTGCATCGCAGTCGCATCGGCAGCATTGCGCTCGACCCGACGCTGAAACCCGGCGAGTTCCGGGAGTTGACGGCTGAGGAAGTGACCTCAGCCGGCTAA
- a CDS encoding asparaginase domain-containing protein — MIQIFTTGGTIDKVYFDANSQFEVGASLLPELLAESNIHDGYRVQELMRKDSLEMTDADRQAVLEAVSASECDRILITHGTDTMPDTAAALAKLAGKTIVLIGAMQPARMRRTDALFNIGFAWSAVQLLSPGVYIAMNGEVFEAGSVRKNLKAQRFERT; from the coding sequence ATGATCCAGATCTTCACCACCGGTGGCACCATCGACAAGGTGTATTTCGACGCCAACAGTCAGTTCGAAGTGGGGGCCTCGCTGTTGCCGGAGTTGTTGGCCGAGTCCAATATCCACGACGGTTACCGGGTGCAGGAACTGATGCGTAAGGACAGCCTGGAAATGACCGATGCCGATCGGCAGGCGGTGCTGGAGGCGGTGTCCGCCTCCGAGTGCGACCGGATCCTGATCACCCACGGCACCGATACCATGCCCGACACCGCAGCGGCATTGGCCAAGCTGGCAGGTAAGACCATCGTGCTGATCGGTGCCATGCAGCCGGCTCGGATGCGCCGCACCGATGCCCTGTTCAATATCGGTTTTGCCTGGTCAGCGGTGCAATTGTTGTCGCCGGGCGTGTACATCGCCATGAACGGCGAAGTGTTTGAGGCGGGGTCTGTGCGTAAGAACCTGAAAGCCCAGCGGTTCGAGCGGACCTGA
- the ald gene encoding alanine dehydrogenase, producing MKIGVPKEIKNHEYRVGMTPAAVHELCNHEHRVYVETNAGAAIGFTDEDYRQAGARILDTAQEIFDAAELIVKVKEPQAVERAMLRPDHTLFTYLHLAPDQAQTDDLVKSGATCIAYETVTDRTGRLPLLAPMSEVAGRMSIQAGAHCLEKAMGGRGVLLGGVPGVSPAKVAIIGGGVVGQNALAMAVGMGAQVTVLDRNMDVLRMLDNLYGNRISTLFSTAQTLDQAVTESDLVIGGVLIPGASAPKLVTRDMIKRMPEGSVIVDVAIDQGGCTETSKATTHDDPTYVVDGVVHYCVANMPGAVARTSTLALNNVTLPFVAALANKGAVQAMKDDPHLLAGLNVSGGKVTYREVAEATGHPYTDPKSLLGS from the coding sequence GTGAAAATTGGCGTACCGAAGGAAATCAAAAACCACGAGTACCGAGTGGGTATGACGCCAGCCGCGGTGCATGAACTGTGCAACCACGAACACAGAGTCTATGTGGAAACTAACGCTGGTGCGGCCATCGGTTTCACCGACGAGGATTACCGGCAAGCGGGGGCTCGCATCCTGGATACCGCGCAGGAGATTTTCGATGCGGCCGAGCTGATTGTGAAGGTCAAGGAACCGCAGGCGGTGGAACGGGCGATGCTGCGGCCGGATCATACCCTGTTCACCTATCTACACCTGGCGCCGGACCAGGCGCAGACCGACGATCTGGTGAAGTCTGGTGCCACTTGCATCGCCTATGAAACGGTGACGGATCGGACCGGCCGGTTGCCTTTGCTGGCGCCAATGTCGGAAGTGGCCGGCCGCATGTCGATCCAGGCAGGTGCTCATTGTCTGGAAAAAGCCATGGGTGGCCGCGGTGTCTTGCTGGGCGGTGTGCCCGGTGTCAGCCCCGCCAAGGTCGCCATTATCGGCGGTGGTGTCGTTGGTCAAAATGCACTGGCCATGGCGGTTGGCATGGGCGCTCAGGTGACTGTATTGGACCGGAATATGGATGTGCTGCGTATGCTTGATAACCTCTACGGTAATCGCATCAGTACGCTCTTTTCCACAGCCCAGACGCTGGATCAGGCGGTTACCGAGTCGGATCTGGTGATCGGCGGGGTGCTCATTCCCGGTGCCTCGGCACCCAAGCTGGTGACCCGTGACATGATCAAGCGGATGCCTGAAGGCAGCGTTATTGTTGATGTGGCTATCGATCAGGGCGGGTGTACCGAAACGTCCAAGGCAACTACCCATGATGACCCCACGTACGTGGTCGACGGTGTGGTACATTACTGCGTGGCCAATATGCCCGGTGCCGTGGCACGCACCTCAACACTGGCGCTCAATAACGTCACCCTGCCGTTCGTGGCAGCGCTGGCGAACAAAGGCGCGGTGCAGGCCATGAAAGACGATCCGCATTTGCTGGCCGGGCTCAATGTGTCCGGTGGCAAGGTAACCTACAGGGAGGTGGCGGAAGCAACCGGGCACCCATACACAGACCCGAAATCCCTGCTGGGATCCTGA
- the pbpG gene encoding D-alanyl-D-alanine endopeptidase, which produces MNSGFARSGVRDVMTCVVYLLLLVVPTAASAQQGPNLASVNAAAALVNEDGLLFGKHANRPVPIASLTKVMTALVVLDSGEPLDEWLTFKKRHTPAAANAYSRIRIDSEMRRSAALRIALMSSENFAAYTLARSHPGGFDAFIEAMNAKARELGMTGSRFVDPTGLSVDNVSTAADLVKLAKAALRHPEIREYSTTGYYRAWFRSPRYSLSFGNTNALVHRESWGVTLSKTGYLSDAGRCLVMVSKMNGKEVVTVLLDSLGTRSPMGDAGRIKRWLDTGAQGQVAKAARRYEQSKNAAYAAAKNNSVSTN; this is translated from the coding sequence TTGAACTCAGGTTTTGCACGGTCCGGCGTGCGCGACGTGATGACTTGCGTCGTCTATCTATTGTTACTTGTGGTGCCCACGGCGGCTTCGGCCCAGCAGGGCCCGAATCTGGCCTCGGTCAACGCTGCCGCCGCCCTGGTGAATGAGGATGGCCTGCTGTTTGGCAAGCACGCCAACCGCCCGGTGCCCATCGCTTCGCTAACCAAGGTGATGACGGCGCTGGTTGTACTGGATTCCGGTGAGCCGCTGGATGAATGGCTCACCTTCAAGAAACGCCATACCCCCGCGGCCGCCAACGCCTACAGCCGGATACGGATTGATTCTGAGATGCGGCGCTCCGCGGCGCTGCGCATAGCCCTGATGTCGTCCGAAAATTTCGCCGCCTACACCCTGGCCCGAAGTCACCCTGGGGGCTTTGATGCCTTTATTGAGGCCATGAACGCCAAGGCCCGGGAATTGGGCATGACCGGTTCCCGCTTTGTCGATCCCACCGGGCTGTCGGTGGACAATGTCTCCACCGCGGCCGATCTCGTCAAGCTGGCAAAGGCGGCGCTCCGGCACCCGGAGATTCGCGAGTACTCCACCACCGGCTATTATCGGGCGTGGTTTCGTAGCCCCCGCTATAGCTTGTCGTTTGGCAATACCAACGCCCTGGTTCACCGTGAGAGCTGGGGTGTAACCCTGAGCAAGACCGGCTACCTCAGCGATGCAGGCCGGTGCCTGGTGATGGTCTCGAAGATGAATGGCAAAGAGGTGGTGACCGTGCTGCTGGATTCCCTCGGCACCCGCTCACCCATGGGCGATGCAGGCCGCATCAAGCGCTGGCTGGATACCGGCGCCCAAGGCCAGGTGGCCAAGGCGGCCCGACGCTATGAACAGTCAAAGAATGCGGCCTACGCGGCTGCCAAAAATAACTCCGTCAGCACTAACTGA